The sequence TTGTTGCGCTGGTTGACAGGTCGCTTTTTCATGCAGATCTTCTGTAACTTATCAGCTAGGAGCAGTACACCAGTTAGTCTTATAAGTTTGTCGTAACAATCCCTTTATCGATCAATAGCTCTTTCAAACACATTATTAATGGTTGTTGTTTGATGTACAATCCCAGTTAGGCCGGGCATAAAAGGGGTGTTAGAGTCCCATATTGCTTAGGGAATGGACTAGTGCTCTACTTATACAGAACTGGGCACTGACAGGTGTTTGAGTGGGTTGAAGTCCCACATTTATTGATGAATAGACCGGTGGTCTGCTTATTTAGACTTAGACAATCCTCCCCTATAAACTAGCTTTGGGAGTTGAGTTAGGCTTAGGTGTGATATGACTTGTTTGGGCTTTCAATCCATGCTCCGGTTGTGCTTGGCCTGAAGGGCTTTGTTAGAATGAGTTAAAGCCCCATACTGGTTAGGAAATAGGCTGGTGCTCTACTTATATTGGCTTGGACAAACCTTCCCTGAGGCGAAACCAAGAACCTAGTCAACGCACTTTAAACAAGTCGATTTTAGGATGCATTGGGTCttgaataaatttaaatattgattttaatttattaaataacttTTCTAAAACTCTATAGTTATTACGTCACTAAATATGTACCAAAAATTATATTTCCGATTAAAATGACCATGAAATCTAACTAGGCAAAGTTGAATGACCATGAAAATTAACTAGGTAAAGTTGAATTTCTTGGTAGCTTCATAATTTCATTGACCTTGTACGTCTCTTGAATTTCCATGCACTTTCATTTGTCCCAGTTGGTCCTGTATTCCACAGGGAAAGTTGAATTCCAAAGAAAGTGACAATGACAAATGAAAGTGAACAAGAAACTACTGAGTAATTCAGAAGAGAGTCAAATGAAAGTGTCTTGACTCTTTTTAGTTGTCAATTTGTGTGGTAGTCAATGCACGAGGCAGATTCCAAACACCACGACTCTGGGACGGAGCTACAATATGTAACttgccgggggtctatcggaaacagctctctacttcatctgaggttgAGGTAGTGGTATCAGTTAAATCAGATGCATCACTTTAAGGGACTTGGAAGCAAACTATCATCCTTTGCCTCTAAAGAAAGGCTGAAGGAAGAGCAGTACTATTTGAAGAATGGAAGTGCAGTGTTAGAGGAGTTTCTTACTTTATGCGATGGAAAATGCCGAATTCCCCTCCGTTACTTCAGTGCCATAGAAATCGAGAGGGCAACAAAAGATGCAGAGAATAGAGTAATTTTCATCAGCGGAATATATATGATAAAGGGTTTACTAGACAAATGCCGTGTTCTGGTTAATTTCATACTCTACTTTTAACAGAAATGCCAGTGATGTATGCCGAGATATAGCAATTACTTCACGGATGAGCCATCTTAAGAACGTGCTTAAACTTATCGGCTGCTGCCTAGAATATGCAGAACCCGTTATGGTGTATGAATATGTTGAGGAGGCTATAACTCTTGATGATTTACTTTCCAATAATGGTTATGCTAGAAATTCGTCCGTACCTTGGGAAAGTAGACTGCGGATTGCCAATGAGATCGCTTCAGTAATTGTTTTTCTCCATAGTGAATTTACTACGCCCATCGTTTTCAGAGACCTGCACTCACAAAAGGTGTTAATAGATCAGAGTAGTGGTGTTGCCAAACTGTACAATTTCTCATTCTCTGTACCATTGCCTCCGGGAGAATT is a genomic window of Capsicum annuum cultivar UCD-10X-F1 unplaced genomic scaffold, UCD10Xv1.1 ctg51685, whole genome shotgun sequence containing:
- the LOC124892890 gene encoding non-functional pseudokinase ZED1-like, which produces MHHFKGLGSKLSSFASKERLKEEQYYLKNGSAVNASDVCRDIAITSRMSHLKNVLKLIGCCLEYAEPVMVYEYVEEAITLDDLLSNNGYARNSSVPWESRLRIANEIASVIVFLHSEFTTPIVFRDLHSQKVLIDQSSGVAKLYNFSFSVPLPPGELRVEAQDSVRGTCGHPDPEYCCSGIVTQKTDVYSFGNVLLQLLTGKRAYVHDGVITKVGETYLESNIEECDVMDIANPDILAGERGIHEIRQQLEDYFDLVKRCTVTNGDDRPYMIYVARELRRIEKCFRAISTPGLN